The Bacillota bacterium nucleotide sequence AAATCTACCAAGTTCTCTTCCTTGAGCATGCTCAATCCCTTTTCCCATCCTATCTTCGGTTCCCCTGCCGTGTGAGGTTGTTCAAGCTCGTCAACTGGGCCTGAAGCCAGTCACTTTGGCCCATCATCTGAGCTAGAGCCTTTTCCATGGCCGCAAATTGCCGATACAGCGATTCTTCCTTCCGCTCAATCCGGTACTCCTGGTACTCAATCTGTTTCTTAATGTCCTGGGTACGGCGGGTAAAGCAGTCCTGACGATTAGCGATGACCCCGTCACCGCTCCGGGTATACTCGGCCACAAAGGCTTCGATCCTCACGGCCACTCCCTGCTCACCATCGTAGAAGAAACGTCGTACCGCGTCGGGATCCTTCTCCAAGACATCAACCAATACCTTCTCGTCCAAGCTCATTTTACCATACCGGTCGATCTCGATTCCCAAGCTCGCAATGGAATGGAACTCACTATGGGAGACGGCATCGGTCACTACCCGGCGCAGACTGGTAGCGAGGGTTCTGGCGGTCCCATCGGCGAAAAAGATGCCGACGGTACCAGTGACCTCACTCTTGCTTTGTCCCTGTTGGATGTAATCTATGACCGAGTTGTATTGGTTGACGAAGGCTTTGAGCTTATCCACCGCCCGTTGGGTATCAAAGGTAATGGAAAGCTCCGTTTCCCCTGCGGCCTTCAAGGTGAAAGTAACACCTTCGACAGCATCGGAGATTACGTTACTGCTCCGGGTAATCCGTAGTCCGTCGAGATAGATAACTGCGTCCTGGGCCTCTTGTACCACTTGCCAATCCCCTTCCAAGAGTCCCAACTGTTGGAGCAGGCCGTTTTCATCGACAACCTCGATTGCATTTTCCAAGCCCGTCTCGGTGCTAATGAGGACCAGGCGATTATCTATGATCTTGGCTTCTACACCGATGTCTTCGGTCTCATTGATGAGGTTTTGGATATCCCGCAGGCTTTGGGCACTGGACAGGCTTATCGTCTTCCCATTAATGATGATTTCTCCTTCTACGAGGGGATTGCCCTCCTCATCTACTTCTCCCAACGCCCCGTCCACATCGTCCACCCGGGCCGAGGCTAGCCGGTGGGCAGTGGCCAATTGTTCCACCTTCAACCGGTAAGATCCCGGTAGAGCATTAGTGCTAGCTGTAGCACTGGCGACATCCGCCGCGGAGGAAGTAACCTTCCTGCTGGTAAAGGTCTCCTTGGCCTTGAGATCCTTAACGATATTCTCCAGATTGAGCAATCGGGTGTTGAGGCTTCGCCATGCATCCTGTAATCTTTGGATCTCACTTTGCTCACTCTGCAGACGCTTCAAAGGCCCCTTTTCCAGTTCGATCAGTTGGGTAACCAAGCTCGTGGTGTCTAAACCGGATACTAACCCGTCGATACGCATCGGCTCTACCTCCTATACCCGCTCGTCCACCAAGATTCCCACTAGCTCGTAGATCTTGGCTAGCATATCCAAGATTTCCGAAGGAGGAATCTCCTTGATGACCTCATCGGTGGCACGATCAATTACTTGCACATAAATCCGATTGGCCTCATCGTGTACGTTAAACTTTAAGCGCCGGTTAAAGGCCGAGATGATCGTCTCTATCTGCTCAGTGCCTTTTCGAATCTCCTCAAGGCTTAACCCCTTACTGAGGTCCCGTTTCGGCTGCCTGGACCTTTCCAGTTCCTTCTGCTGCTTCTGCAGCTCCTTTAACGGCACGTTGCATACCGCCTTGATTTCGCTCGCGGGTCTGATTTGCATGATACTATACACCTCTTTGCGGCGGCGGAATCAATAGGGTTGCTTGTAGGTATTATCGGTTGTTTGAAGGGAGATGTTTAATCTGAAATAGAGGACTGTGCGCAGTACATCGAATTCTTGCCCCGTGTAGTTTCCGGACTTCCGTCGATTCAGGCTCCCTTTCGGATCCACACAAAAGGGCGTCAGGGGTATTTCTGCTGGAGAGCTAAAGGCAGCACAACTGGGCGGTGTAGGCTCGTTCAATCTGAAATCACGATTTGGGTTTTGCTAACACGAAAGCTACCAACACTCCCACAGAAACCAACGTCACGAACCCTATGACATTACCCCACCCTGCTTTAATAGAAAAACCCCCGGCAGAACAGTTGGTCTACTAGGGGTTACACTATTACTCACACCCGCTCTTCTAGCGGCCAACACCGTACGGCGGCTAAATGCGACAAATAATGTTCAATCCTTTGGGATTGCTAAGATTGTCTTACTTACCCTGGGTCAAGAAATCTATAACTTCCTGCCGAGAAACAAAGCGTCCATTTCGGGTGCTCACCGCGCGGTTAGCATTATTCCAAATCCCTACCCAATACACGTACGTTTCACTCATCTGCTTCTGAAGGTGCTTTACCAGTTCACGGAGCTCCTCTTCAGATGCAGTCTCTACGTCCACACTCAAAAGGTTATGAACTACTCTCTCCTAGTCTGACATCTAGCTTCCTCCTTCACGGGATTGTCTTATGTGCTGTAGGCTTCAACCAGACTAGGAAAGCCTAGCAAATGAACGTAAGCGACCCCGGGGGGGATCCCAGGGCCGCCTGTTGTCCGGGGTGATTATCCAAGTAGTTGCA carries:
- the fliD gene encoding flagellar filament capping protein FliD, with product MRIDGLVSGLDTTSLVTQLIELEKGPLKRLQSEQSEIQRLQDAWRSLNTRLLNLENIVKDLKAKETFTSRKVTSSAADVASATASTNALPGSYRLKVEQLATAHRLASARVDDVDGALGEVDEEGNPLVEGEIIINGKTISLSSAQSLRDIQNLINETEDIGVEAKIIDNRLVLISTETGLENAIEVVDENGLLQQLGLLEGDWQVVQEAQDAVIYLDGLRITRSSNVISDAVEGVTFTLKAAGETELSITFDTQRAVDKLKAFVNQYNSVIDYIQQGQSKSEVTGTVGIFFADGTARTLATSLRRVVTDAVSHSEFHSIASLGIEIDRYGKMSLDEKVLVDVLEKDPDAVRRFFYDGEQGVAVRIEAFVAEYTRSGDGVIANRQDCFTRRTQDIKKQIEYQEYRIERKEESLYRQFAAMEKALAQMMGQSDWLQAQLTSLNNLTRQGNRR
- a CDS encoding flagellar protein FlaG, with translation MQIRPASEIKAVCNVPLKELQKQQKELERSRQPKRDLSKGLSLEEIRKGTEQIETIISAFNRRLKFNVHDEANRIYVQVIDRATDEVIKEIPPSEILDMLAKIYELVGILVDERV